One genomic region from Neoarius graeffei isolate fNeoGra1 chromosome 4, fNeoGra1.pri, whole genome shotgun sequence encodes:
- the card14 gene encoding caspase recruitment domain-containing protein 14 isoform X5 — translation MAHELPDFKDMSEEELWDLINDNRHAISLGARPCVLIPYLRQARVLSDLDEDEILTCLKLNNRSMRTSHMLDLLRIQGCNGAVALLEALMIHYPALYTQVTGRKPSTEPSRFSGLIKYSELTEYLVRSVSGIQKELQAEREEAAQLRSQCVSLQTELSRVTQQVEEQKSLQTEHTRLRKYLADMHRDLLKLKDEKCDLYIRYTAAVEEKSEVNIRCRDLNLQVYQLQCELRKAQIETDFQRHQSVRRPSSNETQQLRDEILTLRRQLQQAETITPAHQDILAQDLEEARDRRTELAEELRRFQDENEALMRERNELLEQKDCVALQVQKLTLDCEMYQQKSSVFQNQFGELRAERDRAYLARDEAQAQIASSLAEKDTLRAQLVDLQEEIFTLRAQTTQTVPSQTSQRSLSWDSSRDMSCDSPPSSPMRRPRLRRMNALLPGCSNNGENNKQDSDDGFNSARSSLVEPPCSDSLRRRETDPEFSDHSPEINDDSFCLLNLENEFEFLCKDEEEEKTLPPPDSPETTSVSRASAPPFLVRSRPQAVRITSRALTLFFQGEALLSQLQVIGGNKTGVFVHHVTEGSPAQSVGISPGAQILEVKFQKEQRALRMHLEDSTMEEALWALGQVNGPCSLSLRNKQDAYENLLQQLKRREVTSGDSFYVRVNLSLARGGVGMLSVTCNDILHVTDSHYGQDGYWWASHVHSSQLMDVKSGRVPNFYRAQRQLIRAIEDLSFQHQAYRRVERAQVKQKAVRIVSTAQQGRNPLWVSVEEDNTTNSPSDDGKPGSVSLMPYTLVTPHYPPVCRPILLLPTILGGVLNKRLAEQKGYQLCEPETLSASEHAAQMQKGEVLEECEPNTHCCYTVQGVEKIMKRGIHCVLPLGLDCVRRLHRAEIFPIIIFITSTERSAHRLKQKLRQSLITETQLLECSWSEEPLLDKLPCLYRTVPPESWSNSTALLDNLQHIVQEEQHKIVWVEPDLW, via the exons gtcacaTGCTAGACCTGCTGCGTATTCAGGGCTGTAACGGAGCTGTGGCTCTGCTGGAGGCTCTGATGATCCACTACCCCGCTCTGTACACACAGGTCACCGGCCGCAAACCCAGCACCGAACCGAGCCGCTTCAGTG GGTTGATAAAGTACTCAGAATTGACGGAGTATTTGGTCCGGTCGGTGTCGGGGATACAGAAGGAGCTGCAGGCGGAGCGTGAAGAAGCGGCTCAGCTGCGCTCTCAGTGTGTGAGTCTGCAGACGGAGCTGTCACGCGTCACACAGCAGGTGGAGGAGCAGAAAAGCCTGCAGACTGAACACACACGCCTGCGCAAGTACCTCGCag acatgcACAGAGACCTGTTGAAGCTGAAGGATGAAAAGTGTGATCTGTATATACGATACACCGCAGCAGTGGAGGAAAAATCAGAAGTGAACATTCGCTGCAGAGATCTCAacctgcag gtgTATCAGCTGCAGTGTGAGTTGAGAAAGGCTCAGATAGAGACAGATTTTCAGAGACATCAGTCAGTGAGGAGACCGTCTTCCAACGAGACACAGCAGCTGCGTGATGAGATCCTCACACTGCGCAGACAACTGCAGCAAGCTGAGACCATCACAcca gcgCATCAGGACATCCTGGCCCAGGATTTGGAGGAAGCAAGGGATCGGCGCACTGAACTTGCTGAAGAACTGCGGAGATTTCAAGACGAGAACGAGGCACTaatgagagagagaaacgag ctgttGGAGCAGAAGGACTGTGTCGCTCTGCAGGTACAGAAGTTGACTCTGGACTGTGAAATGTATCAGCAGAAAAGTTCAGTCTTCCAAAACCAGTTTGGGGAACTTCGGGCCGAGCGAGATCGG GCATACCTAGCGCGTGATGAGGCACAGGCCCAGATTGCGAGTAGTCTGGCGGAGAAGGACACACTGAGAGCACAGCTGGTGGATCTCCAAGAGGAAATCTTCACTCTGAGAGCACAGACGACGCAGACGGTCCCGAGCCAGACCAGC CAGAGATCGTTAAGCTGGGACAGCAGTCGAGATATGAGCTGTGACAGTCCTCCGTCCAGCCCCATGCGTCGGCCCAGACTGCGCCGCATGAACGCCCTGCTGCCCGGCTGCTCCAACAACGGCGAGAACAATAAA caggacagtgatgaTGGGTTTAATAGCGCGCGGTCCAGTTTGGTGGAACCTCCCTGTTCAGACTCTCTGCGCAGGAGAGAAACGGACCCAGAGTTCAGTGATCACAG TCCGGAGATAAACGATGATTCTTTCTGTCTGCTGAACTTGGAGAATGAATTTGAGTTTCTTTgcaaag ATGAGGAAGAGGAAAAAACTTTACCGCCTCCTGACTCCCCGGAAACAACCAG CGTGTCTCGGGCATCAGCTCCTCCGTTCCTCGTGCGTTCCCGTCCTCAGGCTGTGCGCATCACCAGCCGAGCTCTGACTCTGTTCTTTCAGGGGGAGGCGCTACTGAGTCAGCTGCAGGTCATCGGTGGCAACAAGACGGGTGTCTTCGTGCATCACGTCACTGAGGGCTCACCTGCTCAGAGCGTGGGAATCAGCCCCGGGGCACAGAtcctggag GTGAAGTTTCAGAAGGAGCAGCGAGCTCTCCGGATGCATCTAGAAGATTCCACCATGGAGGAGGCTCTGTGGGCGCTCGGGCAGGTCAACGGACCCTGCAGCCTCTCACTGCGAAATAAACAAgatg CCTATGAGAATCTTCTCCAGCAGCTGAAGAGGCGTGAGGTCACCTCAGGCGACTCCTTCTACGTCCGAGTGAACCTGTCACTGGCGAGGGGCGGAGTCGGGATGCTGTCTGTCACTTGTAACGACATCCTGCACGTGACGGACAGTCACTACGGTCAGGACGGTTACTGGTGGGCGAGCCATGTCCACAGCAGTCAGCTGATGGACGTGAAGAGTGGGCGTGTGCCTAATTTCTACAG AGCACAGAGGCAGTTAATCAGAGCGATTGAGGATCTTTCCTTTCAACATCAAGCATACAGAAGG gtggagAGGGCGCAGGTGAAGCAGAAGGCTGTGCGGATCGTCAGTACAGCACAACAGGGCAGGAACCCATTGTGGGTCAGTGTGGAGGAGGACAACACCACCAACTCACCAagcg ATGATGGTAAGCCTGGCTCTGTGAGCCTGATGCCCTACACTTTGGTGACCCCTCACTACCCCCCCGTGTGCCGCCCCATCCTCCTGCTTCCCACAATCCTCGGGGGCGTCCTTAATAAACGACTGGCTGAGCAGAAGGGCTACCAGCTGTGTGAGCCAG AGACTCTGAGTGCCTCTGAACACGCCGCACAGATGCAGAAGGGTGAGGTTCTGGAGGAGTGTGAAcccaacacacactgctgttacacCGTGCAGGGAGTCGAGAAGATCATGAAACGC ggcatTCACTGTGTTCTCCCACTGGGGTTGGATTGTGTACGGCGTCTGCACCGCGCTGAGATTTTccccatcatcatcttcatcacatCGACAGAACGCAGCGCTCACAGACTGAA ACAGAAACTTCGTCAAAGCTTGATAACGGAGACTCAGCTGCTGGAGTGTTCCTGGAGCGAGGAGCCTCTGCTGGACAAACTGCCCTGCCTGTACCGCACCGTTCCCCCTGAAAGCTGGAGCAACAGCACCGCCTTGCTGGACAACCTGCAGCACATCGTCCAGGAGGAGCAGCACAAAATCGTCTGGGTCGAGCCGGACCTCTGGTGA
- the card14 gene encoding caspase recruitment domain-containing protein 14 isoform X2 — MAHELPDFKDMSEEELWDLINDNRHAISLGARPCVLIPYLRQARVLSDLDEDEILTCLKLNNRSMRTSHMLDLLRIQGCNGAVALLEALMIHYPALYTQVTGRKPSTEPSRFSGLIKYSELTEYLVRSVSGIQKELQAEREEAAQLRSQCVSLQTELSRVTQQVEEQKSLQTEHTRLRKYLADMHRDLLKLKDEKCDLYIRYTAAVEEKSEVNIRCRDLNLQVYQLQCELRKAQIETDFQRHQSVRRPSSNETQQLRDEILTLRRQLQQAETITPAHQDILAQDLEEARDRRTELAEELRRFQDENEALMRERNELLEQKDCVALQVQKLTLDCEMYQQKSSVFQNQFGELRAERDRAYLARDEAQAQIASSLAEKDTLRAQLVDLQEEIFTLRAQTTQTVPSQTSRSLSWDSSRDMSCDSPPSSPMRRPRLRRMNALLPGCSNNGENNKQDSDDGFNSARSSLVEPPCSDSLRRRETDPEFSDHSPEINDDSFCLLNLENEFEFLCKDEEEEKTLPPPDSPETTSVSRASAPPFLVRSRPQAVRITSRALTLFFQGEALLSQLQVIGGNKTGVFVHHVTEGSPAQSVGISPGAQILEVKFQKEQRALRMHLEDSTMEEALWALGQVNGPCSLSLRNKQDAYENLLQQLKRREVTSGDSFYVRVNLSLARGGVGMLSVTCNDILHVTDSHYGQDGYWWASHVHSSQLMDVKSGRVPNFYRAQRQLIRAIEDLSFQHQAYRRVERAQVKQKAVRIVSTAQQGRNPLWVSVEEDNTTNSPSDDGKPGSVSLMPYTLVTPHYPPVCRPILLLPTILGGVLNKRLAEQKGYQLCEPETLSASEHAAQMQKGEVLEECEPNTHCCYTVQGVEKIMKRGIHCVLPLGLDCVRRLHRAEIFPIIIFITSTERSAHRLKQKLRQSLITETQLLECSWSEEPLLDKLPCLYRTVPPESWSNSTALLDNLQHIVQEEQHKIVWVEPDLW; from the exons gtcacaTGCTAGACCTGCTGCGTATTCAGGGCTGTAACGGAGCTGTGGCTCTGCTGGAGGCTCTGATGATCCACTACCCCGCTCTGTACACACAGGTCACCGGCCGCAAACCCAGCACCGAACCGAGCCGCTTCAGTG GGTTGATAAAGTACTCAGAATTGACGGAGTATTTGGTCCGGTCGGTGTCGGGGATACAGAAGGAGCTGCAGGCGGAGCGTGAAGAAGCGGCTCAGCTGCGCTCTCAGTGTGTGAGTCTGCAGACGGAGCTGTCACGCGTCACACAGCAGGTGGAGGAGCAGAAAAGCCTGCAGACTGAACACACACGCCTGCGCAAGTACCTCGCag acatgcACAGAGACCTGTTGAAGCTGAAGGATGAAAAGTGTGATCTGTATATACGATACACCGCAGCAGTGGAGGAAAAATCAGAAGTGAACATTCGCTGCAGAGATCTCAacctgcag gtgTATCAGCTGCAGTGTGAGTTGAGAAAGGCTCAGATAGAGACAGATTTTCAGAGACATCAGTCAGTGAGGAGACCGTCTTCCAACGAGACACAGCAGCTGCGTGATGAGATCCTCACACTGCGCAGACAACTGCAGCAAGCTGAGACCATCACAcca gcgCATCAGGACATCCTGGCCCAGGATTTGGAGGAAGCAAGGGATCGGCGCACTGAACTTGCTGAAGAACTGCGGAGATTTCAAGACGAGAACGAGGCACTaatgagagagagaaacgag ctgttGGAGCAGAAGGACTGTGTCGCTCTGCAGGTACAGAAGTTGACTCTGGACTGTGAAATGTATCAGCAGAAAAGTTCAGTCTTCCAAAACCAGTTTGGGGAACTTCGGGCCGAGCGAGATCGG GCATACCTAGCGCGTGATGAGGCACAGGCCCAGATTGCGAGTAGTCTGGCGGAGAAGGACACACTGAGAGCACAGCTGGTGGATCTCCAAGAGGAAATCTTCACTCTGAGAGCACAGACGACGCAGACGGTCCCGAGCCAGACCAGC AGATCGTTAAGCTGGGACAGCAGTCGAGATATGAGCTGTGACAGTCCTCCGTCCAGCCCCATGCGTCGGCCCAGACTGCGCCGCATGAACGCCCTGCTGCCCGGCTGCTCCAACAACGGCGAGAACAATAAA caggacagtgatgaTGGGTTTAATAGCGCGCGGTCCAGTTTGGTGGAACCTCCCTGTTCAGACTCTCTGCGCAGGAGAGAAACGGACCCAGAGTTCAGTGATCACAG TCCGGAGATAAACGATGATTCTTTCTGTCTGCTGAACTTGGAGAATGAATTTGAGTTTCTTTgcaaag ATGAGGAAGAGGAAAAAACTTTACCGCCTCCTGACTCCCCGGAAACAACCAG CGTGTCTCGGGCATCAGCTCCTCCGTTCCTCGTGCGTTCCCGTCCTCAGGCTGTGCGCATCACCAGCCGAGCTCTGACTCTGTTCTTTCAGGGGGAGGCGCTACTGAGTCAGCTGCAGGTCATCGGTGGCAACAAGACGGGTGTCTTCGTGCATCACGTCACTGAGGGCTCACCTGCTCAGAGCGTGGGAATCAGCCCCGGGGCACAGAtcctggag GTGAAGTTTCAGAAGGAGCAGCGAGCTCTCCGGATGCATCTAGAAGATTCCACCATGGAGGAGGCTCTGTGGGCGCTCGGGCAGGTCAACGGACCCTGCAGCCTCTCACTGCGAAATAAACAAgatg CCTATGAGAATCTTCTCCAGCAGCTGAAGAGGCGTGAGGTCACCTCAGGCGACTCCTTCTACGTCCGAGTGAACCTGTCACTGGCGAGGGGCGGAGTCGGGATGCTGTCTGTCACTTGTAACGACATCCTGCACGTGACGGACAGTCACTACGGTCAGGACGGTTACTGGTGGGCGAGCCATGTCCACAGCAGTCAGCTGATGGACGTGAAGAGTGGGCGTGTGCCTAATTTCTACAG AGCACAGAGGCAGTTAATCAGAGCGATTGAGGATCTTTCCTTTCAACATCAAGCATACAGAAGG gtggagAGGGCGCAGGTGAAGCAGAAGGCTGTGCGGATCGTCAGTACAGCACAACAGGGCAGGAACCCATTGTGGGTCAGTGTGGAGGAGGACAACACCACCAACTCACCAagcg ATGATGGTAAGCCTGGCTCTGTGAGCCTGATGCCCTACACTTTGGTGACCCCTCACTACCCCCCCGTGTGCCGCCCCATCCTCCTGCTTCCCACAATCCTCGGGGGCGTCCTTAATAAACGACTGGCTGAGCAGAAGGGCTACCAGCTGTGTGAGCCAG AGACTCTGAGTGCCTCTGAACACGCCGCACAGATGCAGAAGGGTGAGGTTCTGGAGGAGTGTGAAcccaacacacactgctgttacacCGTGCAGGGAGTCGAGAAGATCATGAAACGC ggcatTCACTGTGTTCTCCCACTGGGGTTGGATTGTGTACGGCGTCTGCACCGCGCTGAGATTTTccccatcatcatcttcatcacatCGACAGAACGCAGCGCTCACAGACTGAA ACAGAAACTTCGTCAAAGCTTGATAACGGAGACTCAGCTGCTGGAGTGTTCCTGGAGCGAGGAGCCTCTGCTGGACAAACTGCCCTGCCTGTACCGCACCGTTCCCCCTGAAAGCTGGAGCAACAGCACCGCCTTGCTGGACAACCTGCAGCACATCGTCCAGGAGGAGCAGCACAAAATCGTCTGGGTCGAGCCGGACCTCTGGTGA
- the card14 gene encoding caspase recruitment domain-containing protein 14 isoform X3 encodes MSSWIGILSFLFLYCFIVLMSLVSSTFHVNSCTGKMFKRRTVDVLKTLFPLLHKEGHMLDLLRIQGCNGAVALLEALMIHYPALYTQVTGRKPSTEPSRFSGLIKYSELTEYLVRSVSGIQKELQAEREEAAQLRSQCVSLQTELSRVTQQVEEQKSLQTEHTRLRKYLADMHRDLLKLKDEKCDLYIRYTAAVEEKSEVNIRCRDLNLQVYQLQCELRKAQIETDFQRHQSVRRPSSNETQQLRDEILTLRRQLQQAETITPAHQDILAQDLEEARDRRTELAEELRRFQDENEALMRERNELLEQKDCVALQVQKLTLDCEMYQQKSSVFQNQFGELRAERDRAYLARDEAQAQIASSLAEKDTLRAQLVDLQEEIFTLRAQTTQTVPSQTSQRSLSWDSSRDMSCDSPPSSPMRRPRLRRMNALLPGCSNNGENNKQDSDDGFNSARSSLVEPPCSDSLRRRETDPEFSDHSPEINDDSFCLLNLENEFEFLCKDEEEEKTLPPPDSPETTSVSRASAPPFLVRSRPQAVRITSRALTLFFQGEALLSQLQVIGGNKTGVFVHHVTEGSPAQSVGISPGAQILEVKFQKEQRALRMHLEDSTMEEALWALGQVNGPCSLSLRNKQDAYENLLQQLKRREVTSGDSFYVRVNLSLARGGVGMLSVTCNDILHVTDSHYGQDGYWWASHVHSSQLMDVKSGRVPNFYRAQRQLIRAIEDLSFQHQAYRRVERAQVKQKAVRIVSTAQQGRNPLWVSVEEDNTTNSPSDDGKPGSVSLMPYTLVTPHYPPVCRPILLLPTILGGVLNKRLAEQKGYQLCEPETLSASEHAAQMQKGEVLEECEPNTHCCYTVQGVEKIMKRGIHCVLPLGLDCVRRLHRAEIFPIIIFITSTERSAHRLKQKLRQSLITETQLLECSWSEEPLLDKLPCLYRTVPPESWSNSTALLDNLQHIVQEEQHKIVWVEPDLW; translated from the exons ATGTCTTCATGGATTGGAATATTATCATTTCTTTTTCTGTATTGTTTCATTGTGTTAATGTCACTTGTCTCCTCAACATTTCATGTGAACAGCTGCACTGGAAAGATGTTTAAGAGAAGAACCGTGGACGTGTTGAAGACTTTGTTTCCCCTGCTGCATAAAGagg gtcacaTGCTAGACCTGCTGCGTATTCAGGGCTGTAACGGAGCTGTGGCTCTGCTGGAGGCTCTGATGATCCACTACCCCGCTCTGTACACACAGGTCACCGGCCGCAAACCCAGCACCGAACCGAGCCGCTTCAGTG GGTTGATAAAGTACTCAGAATTGACGGAGTATTTGGTCCGGTCGGTGTCGGGGATACAGAAGGAGCTGCAGGCGGAGCGTGAAGAAGCGGCTCAGCTGCGCTCTCAGTGTGTGAGTCTGCAGACGGAGCTGTCACGCGTCACACAGCAGGTGGAGGAGCAGAAAAGCCTGCAGACTGAACACACACGCCTGCGCAAGTACCTCGCag acatgcACAGAGACCTGTTGAAGCTGAAGGATGAAAAGTGTGATCTGTATATACGATACACCGCAGCAGTGGAGGAAAAATCAGAAGTGAACATTCGCTGCAGAGATCTCAacctgcag gtgTATCAGCTGCAGTGTGAGTTGAGAAAGGCTCAGATAGAGACAGATTTTCAGAGACATCAGTCAGTGAGGAGACCGTCTTCCAACGAGACACAGCAGCTGCGTGATGAGATCCTCACACTGCGCAGACAACTGCAGCAAGCTGAGACCATCACAcca gcgCATCAGGACATCCTGGCCCAGGATTTGGAGGAAGCAAGGGATCGGCGCACTGAACTTGCTGAAGAACTGCGGAGATTTCAAGACGAGAACGAGGCACTaatgagagagagaaacgag ctgttGGAGCAGAAGGACTGTGTCGCTCTGCAGGTACAGAAGTTGACTCTGGACTGTGAAATGTATCAGCAGAAAAGTTCAGTCTTCCAAAACCAGTTTGGGGAACTTCGGGCCGAGCGAGATCGG GCATACCTAGCGCGTGATGAGGCACAGGCCCAGATTGCGAGTAGTCTGGCGGAGAAGGACACACTGAGAGCACAGCTGGTGGATCTCCAAGAGGAAATCTTCACTCTGAGAGCACAGACGACGCAGACGGTCCCGAGCCAGACCAGC CAGAGATCGTTAAGCTGGGACAGCAGTCGAGATATGAGCTGTGACAGTCCTCCGTCCAGCCCCATGCGTCGGCCCAGACTGCGCCGCATGAACGCCCTGCTGCCCGGCTGCTCCAACAACGGCGAGAACAATAAA caggacagtgatgaTGGGTTTAATAGCGCGCGGTCCAGTTTGGTGGAACCTCCCTGTTCAGACTCTCTGCGCAGGAGAGAAACGGACCCAGAGTTCAGTGATCACAG TCCGGAGATAAACGATGATTCTTTCTGTCTGCTGAACTTGGAGAATGAATTTGAGTTTCTTTgcaaag ATGAGGAAGAGGAAAAAACTTTACCGCCTCCTGACTCCCCGGAAACAACCAG CGTGTCTCGGGCATCAGCTCCTCCGTTCCTCGTGCGTTCCCGTCCTCAGGCTGTGCGCATCACCAGCCGAGCTCTGACTCTGTTCTTTCAGGGGGAGGCGCTACTGAGTCAGCTGCAGGTCATCGGTGGCAACAAGACGGGTGTCTTCGTGCATCACGTCACTGAGGGCTCACCTGCTCAGAGCGTGGGAATCAGCCCCGGGGCACAGAtcctggag GTGAAGTTTCAGAAGGAGCAGCGAGCTCTCCGGATGCATCTAGAAGATTCCACCATGGAGGAGGCTCTGTGGGCGCTCGGGCAGGTCAACGGACCCTGCAGCCTCTCACTGCGAAATAAACAAgatg CCTATGAGAATCTTCTCCAGCAGCTGAAGAGGCGTGAGGTCACCTCAGGCGACTCCTTCTACGTCCGAGTGAACCTGTCACTGGCGAGGGGCGGAGTCGGGATGCTGTCTGTCACTTGTAACGACATCCTGCACGTGACGGACAGTCACTACGGTCAGGACGGTTACTGGTGGGCGAGCCATGTCCACAGCAGTCAGCTGATGGACGTGAAGAGTGGGCGTGTGCCTAATTTCTACAG AGCACAGAGGCAGTTAATCAGAGCGATTGAGGATCTTTCCTTTCAACATCAAGCATACAGAAGG gtggagAGGGCGCAGGTGAAGCAGAAGGCTGTGCGGATCGTCAGTACAGCACAACAGGGCAGGAACCCATTGTGGGTCAGTGTGGAGGAGGACAACACCACCAACTCACCAagcg ATGATGGTAAGCCTGGCTCTGTGAGCCTGATGCCCTACACTTTGGTGACCCCTCACTACCCCCCCGTGTGCCGCCCCATCCTCCTGCTTCCCACAATCCTCGGGGGCGTCCTTAATAAACGACTGGCTGAGCAGAAGGGCTACCAGCTGTGTGAGCCAG AGACTCTGAGTGCCTCTGAACACGCCGCACAGATGCAGAAGGGTGAGGTTCTGGAGGAGTGTGAAcccaacacacactgctgttacacCGTGCAGGGAGTCGAGAAGATCATGAAACGC ggcatTCACTGTGTTCTCCCACTGGGGTTGGATTGTGTACGGCGTCTGCACCGCGCTGAGATTTTccccatcatcatcttcatcacatCGACAGAACGCAGCGCTCACAGACTGAA ACAGAAACTTCGTCAAAGCTTGATAACGGAGACTCAGCTGCTGGAGTGTTCCTGGAGCGAGGAGCCTCTGCTGGACAAACTGCCCTGCCTGTACCGCACCGTTCCCCCTGAAAGCTGGAGCAACAGCACCGCCTTGCTGGACAACCTGCAGCACATCGTCCAGGAGGAGCAGCACAAAATCGTCTGGGTCGAGCCGGACCTCTGGTGA